From a single Brettanomyces bruxellensis chromosome 5, complete sequence genomic region:
- a CDS encoding uncharacterized protein (BUSCO:EOG09262OLP) → MTSDILDVLNISEKTRVEGNELKRKRSEQKENAANSAKRQRAGQMNRELFNLIGPNLPPVSVKRNTIKFKEKLKLNKEVKWEWQAFTPRSGVKNGPKFHHWVKTTVNKSQNTSTEADKSTSGQDNLTLNKSTTEKKEESAESDNLKNKYRFEKYNTKLAIPDFTKAYYDENLKGLDEGWDYSETRYLFDIAKLYDLRWAVIADNYEYIPVKKTADSETNVPSDAVNENKASSNVTEEDSKIKTKEESDTKEDDEAEKEAETNAETNAETNAEKKAETKVERKENTDDDTNTHADEKQNDRTKVSDGGKTENEKKQVKVDTDSSLSAQKGEEDQLLKAESKGETDIKDSDDGTKAQEKIFEKGKDSSREMKQHDNTISDKMQNNANSDGDKLQGRTIEDLKDRLYKVSAVILEKSGDEIKDAALIRSLKSFNKNKEYERRSYLEHLIERTPTEIAEEESLVVEARKFELAAKKMLIERAQLLQLLDFPQASSSVQKYMTSQGLTDLYNVLMNADKSKKRKTETPVPPELGPSALPHTQLMQVKQQEAQQRVNRKTSRRKKKSTSPESHSGSSLPYDNEGMEIHNLLRSRLTQEQMDVYGISLHEEKIQPGVILRSQKLPSFKPMVQNKVFEMLNEVGIAARPTMPTARVCHKFEELMKSMASLIDLKKQTDNLRTEISLIKSQRNAD, encoded by the coding sequence ATGACTTCTGACATATTGGATGTTTTAAACATTAGCGAGAAAACTCGGGTGGAAGGAAATGAgctcaaaagaaaaagatctGAGCAGAAGGAAAATGCCGCTAATTCAGCCAAACGCCAGAGGGCAGGCCAAATGAATCGGGAATTGTTCAATCTTATTGGTCCAAACTTACCGCCAGTATCTGTTAAAAGAAACACCATAAAATTCAAGGAAAAACTGAAGTTAAACAAGGAAGTGAAATGGGAATGGCAGGCATTTACACCAAGAAGTGGAGTGAAGAACGGGCCGAAGTTTCATCATTGGGTCAAAACTACTGTTAATAAATCTCAAAATACATCTACTGAAGCGGACAAGTCAACAAGTGGTCAAGACAATTTAActttaaataaaagcactacagaaaagaaagaggagtCAGCAGAATCTGATAACTTGAAGAACAAGTATCGATTTGAGAAATACAATACCAAGCTTGCAATTCCAGACTTCACTAAAGCTTATTATGATGAGAATTTGAAAGGATTGGACGAAGGTTGGGACTATTCCGAAACTCGTTATCTTTTTGACATAGCGAAGCTTTACGATTTAAGATGGGCGGTGATTGCCGATAATTATGAGTATATTCCAGTAAAGAAAACAGCTGATTCGGAAACAAACGTACCTTCTGATGCGgtaaatgaaaataaagcttCTTCTAATGTGACGGAAGAGgattcaaaaataaagaccAAAGAAGAGTCAGATAcaaaggaagatgatgaagcagaaaagGAAGCAGAAACGAATGCAGAAACGAATGCAGAAACGAatgcagaaaagaaagcagaaacGAAAGTagaaaggaaagagaataCAGATGACGATACAAATACTCATGCGgatgaaaagcaaaatgaTCGGACCAAAGTTTCTGATGGAGGgaaaactgaaaatgaaaagaaacagGTCAAAGTAGATACAGATAGTAGTTTATCGGCACAGAAAGGGGAAGAAGATCAATTACTCAAAGCAGAAAGTAAGGGGGAAACAGATATAAAAGATTCAGATGATGGAACCAAAGCTCaggagaaaatatttgaaaagggAAAGGATAGCTCACGAGAAATGAAACAGCATGATAATACAATTTCAGATAAGATGCAGAATAATGCAAACTCAGATGGTGATAAGTTGCAAGGAAGGACTATAGAAGATTTGAAAGACAGATTGTATAAGGTGTCGGCTGTAATATTAGAAAAGAGTGGGGATGAAATTAAGGATGCCGCATTAATAAGGAGTCTCAAATCATTTAACAAAAACAAGGAATACGAACGAAGATCATACCTTGAGCATCTTATTGAGAGGACACCAACAGAGATTGCCGAGGAAGAATCATTAGTTGTGGAAGCTCGAAAATTCGAGTTGgcagcaaagaaaatgctCATAGAAAGAGCACAGTTACTTCAATTATTGGATTTCCCGCAGGCTTCTAGCTCTGTTCAGAAATATATGACATCACAAGGATTGACAGACTTATACAATGTGCTCATGAATGCTGATAAATCGAAGAAACGCAAGACAGAGACTCCAGTTCCTCCAGAATTGGGACCTAGTGCGTTGCCACATACTCAACTAATGCAGGTTAAGCAACAGGAGGCACAGCAGCGAGTTAACCGCAAAACatcaagaagaaagaagaaatcaaCCTCTCCGGAGTCGCATTCAGGTTCATCTCTGCCATACGATAACGAAGGAATGGAAATACACAATTTGCTACGTTCACGGTTGACTCAAGAGCAAATGGATGTTTACGGTATATCACTACACgaagagaaaatacagCCGGGAGTTATACTAAGATCACAGAAGCTTCCTAGCTTTAAACCAATGGTGCAGAATAAGGTGTTTGAGATGTTGAATGAGGTCGGGATTGCGGCAAGGCCAACGATGCCAACTGCGAGAGTCTGCCATAAGTTTGAAGAACTTATGAAGAGCATGGCTTCATTAATAGATCTTAAAAAGCAGACAGATAATCTCAGGACTGAAATTTCATTAATCAAGAGTCAGAGAAATGCTGATTAG